The Natrinema sp. DC36 genome includes the window GGTGCCTGAACGAGCAGCGTATCGCCGACGGCGAGACGCTTGCCGACGATGCGCTCGCCGACGAGTTCGCCGCGACTCCGCAACCCGAGCACGGCGGCGTCGAACTCCTCACGGAACCACTCGAGATCGAGGTGCTCGCCCACGAGTTGCGAATCGAGCGAGACGACCAGTTCCGTGAGTACGCCGTCGGCCGCTGTCATGGTGTCCGTGGCTCCGTCCGAGCAGCCGACCGGTTCGACACCGGTGGCGTCCTCGAGGGCTGTAATCGCGTCGCGGTCGGTCCGGACGACGAGGACATCGCCCTCCTCGAGGGGTGTCCCCTGGCGCGGCGCGATCGACCGCTCCTCGTCGCGGACGACCTGTACCACGTCGATATCGGGCCCGAACGCTGCGGTCGCGTCGCGGACCGTCCCGCCCGCGAGCGGGGAGCCCGGAACGATCGCGACGTCGACGACGTAGTCCCCGACCGCGTACTCCTCGAGGTAGTCGGTCCGCGGCGGGACTCGCTCGGGTAAGAGATAGTGACCGATGAAGATCAGGTACAGCGAGCCGACGATGACGACGATTGCGCCAAGTTGCGTGAACTCGAACATCGAAAACCGGTGGAGTTCGGGGTACTCGGAACCGAGGCGGGCGCTGATATCGCTTGCGAGAATGTTGGTCGAGGTACCGATGAGCGTGAGCATGCCGCCCAACTGCGAGGCGTACGAGAGTGGGATCAGTAGCTTCGACGGCGACGTGTTCCCCCTGTTCGCGACATCGGTAACGACCGGCACCAGGAGCGCGACGACCGGCGTATTGTTCAGAAAGCCGGAAACAGGGGCGGTGGCGGCAACGGTCGCGAACACCTGCTTTCGAGTGCTTTCGCCCGCGAACGCAGCCATCCGCCGTCCCAGTTCCTGAACGATTCCGGTCCGGCTGATGCCGCCGCTCAGGATCAGCATGGCCAGCACGGTGATCGTCGCCTCGTTCGCAAAGCCCGAGATGCCGGTCTCGGGATCGATGCCGGTCCAGGGCTCGAGCACGACTAACACCACGATCAGCAAGATCGCGGTCACGTCGATCGGCAGGCGCTCGGTGAGAAAGAGGACGAGCGCGAAGACGACGACGCCGAACACGACGAGCATGTCGGTCGTCACGTCGGATCGGGGCACAGTCGCCTGTGCGAGGAAATCGCACGCCGACAACGGCATGAGACGAGGCACACCGACCACACATGTAATAATTCTGTTGGAAAGAGAAACAGTGTCGTAGCGATGGTCGTTCGACGAAACCGTCGCCTTTACTCGCGCCGACCTCGCGCACTCGAGTATGAACAGCGACGACGCGAGTGGCGAGTTCGAGGTGATTCCGGCGGTCGATATTCAGGACGGCGAAGTCGTCCAGCTGGTCCAGGGGGAACGGGGAACGGAGAAGACCTACGGTGATCCCGTCGAGGCGGCCCGGCGGTGGATCGACGCCGGCGCGAGGACGCTGCACCTCGTCGACCTCGACGGCGCGTTCGAAGGCGAGCGACGTAATGCGGACGCTATCGACGCCGTGATCGACGCCGTCGACGTCCCGACCCAGTTGGGCGGCGGGATCCGCACCGCTGAGGGCGCGATCGACTTGCTCGAGCGCGGCGTCGACCGCGTCATTCTCGGCACTGCAGCGGTCGAGAACCCCGATATCGTGGCCGAAATCAGCGAATCCCACCCCGACAGCGTGGTCGTCAGTCTCGACGCGAAGGACGGCGAGGTCGTCGTCGAAGGGTGGACCGAAGGCGCGGGAATTTCGCCCGTCGAGGCCGCACAGCGGTACGACGACCTCGGAGCCGCCGCGATCCTCTTTACGAACGTCGACGTCGAGGGGCAACTCGAGGGGGTCGCGACCGATCCCGTCCGCGAACTGGTCGACGCGACCGACATCCCCGTCATCGCAAGCGGCGGTGTCGCGACGCTCGAGGACGTCCGAGCGCTCGAGGGGGCCGGTGCGGCGGCCGTCGTCGTCGGCAGCGCGCTGTACGAAGGGAATTTCACGCTCGAGGATGCACAGGCGGCGGTCGACGCCGAGGAGTAGTCACACTTAGCCCGTTTTCAGTGGCCGGGAGCACGGCTCGAGCAACGCGAGAGCCGTGTGACCCGGGGAAGGGCAGGCGTTTTTCCAACATTCACCGCGAGCGACCGAAGGGAGCGAGCGGACCGACGACCGATGTGAAGTGAACGCAGTGAACAGAACGGAGGGAGGAGTGTTTTTCATCAAAGTTTTGCCGAGTGCGGTCGCTCTGCGACCGCACGCAGCGCAAAAGTTTGGTTTAGGAACGCCAGAATTCCGGCGTCAGGAGGACCAGAACCGGGATCATTTCGATGCGGCCGATCCACATCATGACGATCATCACGGCGCGAGTAAGCGGCGAGAAGGCGAGATAGTTGTCGAACGGGCCGGCGACGCCGAACGCGGGCCCGATGTTGAGGAAGATCGAGGCGGCCGCACCGAGGGCGTCGAACTCGTCGACGGGGGTGCCGATTCGGGCGGCGTCGACGACGATGACGACCGTCAGCAGGAAGAAGATCACGAGCGCGAGCACGAGCGGTCCGCCTCACGCAACGGCGAGCCACTTCAGGATGGTTCCAGTGAGACTACAGCTCGAGCGCCAATCGACGCGCAGCGACATCTAGTACCAATCACGTAGGTAACGGGAGGGATAACAGTTCGGAACGGTGCTGACGGGACGGAGCGGAATCGAAACGGATGAGATGCGATTGCCGGCCGCGAACCGAGCGATCAGTACTGCTTGTAGCCGTGCCCCAGGTAGAGCGCGAAGACGTTGGCCGCCAGCAGGACGACGAACGTCAGCGTTACCGCCGGATCGCCGAGTCCCTGTGCGAGGAGGGGGAGATGGACGAAGGGGAGCGCGATAGCAACCCAGAACGAGAGGAACTGGGCGGGGCCTTTGACCGATCGGAGTATTCGGCTTCGGTCGTGCTGGGGCTCCGGCTCAGGGTTCGACGGAGCGAGCGATTCGTTCGTGACGGGGGAGGAGTTGGACATCGAGACGGGACACCTCTTCTTGAATACGACATTCACTCCCTTGATCATATAACGGCACGAATATTGTCGCCGTTTCGGCCCGTTTTACCGGCGTACTGTAATCGTACTATCGTTTTTAGACGCTTTCAGAGACCGTTAGACGTTTTACTATCCGATCTGATGCATTTTCCCGGAATTGTCTTCGAATTGGATCGTTTTGCGCTCCGATCGGCGGCTGGAGCCCGCGAGGAGACGAGCGGAATTTCCTTGTACCGTGGGCGGCATGAGTTCGTCATGAGCGAGCGAACGGCGACCCGTACGCGCGAGACGGCCGAGACCTCGATCGAGTGTACGCTCACGGTCGACGGGACCGGGACGGCCGCGATCGACACCGGCATCGGTTTCTTCGACCACATGCTGACGTCGTTCGCCAAGCACGGCCTGTTCGACCTCGAGGTCGAGTGCGACGGCGACCTCGAGATCGACGACCACCACACGGTCGAGGACGTGGCGATCGTCCTCGGCGAGGCGTTCGACGAGGCGCTGGGCGATCGATCGGGGATCGTCCGGTACGCCGACCGGCGGGTGCCGCTGGACGAGGCGGTCGCGGGGGCCGTCGTCGACGTGAGCGGTCGACCGCGGTTTTACTTCGATGGGACCTTCTCTCAAGAGTCGATCGGCGGGTTCACCAGCGACATGGCCCGCCACTTCGGCGAATCGCTGGCGATGAACGCCGGAGTGACGCTTCACCTCGAGGTCACCGGCGAGAACGCCCACCACGAGGTCGAGGCGCTGTTCAAGGCGCTGACCCGAGCGCTCGACGACGCGACGCGGATCGACGACCGACGAGAGGGAGCGCCCAGCACGAAGGGAACGCTCTAGTCGTCGACTACCGCTGTAGCGATTGCACGTATTTGGGAGAAAAAGAGAGCGGTGCCTCGAGTCGATACCGGACGACCGTATCCGGTCTGCTACGGACGGCGCAGTGTCCCCTGCTCTTCGACGAACTCGCCGTTCTCGACGGCGTGATCGACGACCGCTTCGACCTCGTGGCGCTCGAGGTCGTAGGCACCCGCGGCGAGCTCCTCGACGGCGCTTCGCGTCATGGGAAACTCGCGGTTCCGAAGGAGCCGGATGACCTTTCGGTAGGTCGCAGGTGGGCGGGCCGACGCGGACGGCGAGTCCTCGTCGCTGGATCCGACGGCCGACTCCGATCGCTCGTCGGCGTCGCCTTCGGTCGCGGTACCGGACGCGTTCGCCGTCTCGCCGTCATCCGGTGTCTCGCCCTCATCCGGTGTCTCGCCCTCATCCACCGTTTCGGTGCCGGTCGGACGCTCGTCGCGCTCGAACGTGATCCCCTCGTCGCGAGTCGCGGCGGTGTTCGGCTCGGTTTCGGTGCTGTTCGGATCGTCTCCGGCGGCGAGATTCGAACCGTCTACAGT containing:
- the hisB gene encoding imidazoleglycerol-phosphate dehydratase HisB encodes the protein MSERTATRTRETAETSIECTLTVDGTGTAAIDTGIGFFDHMLTSFAKHGLFDLEVECDGDLEIDDHHTVEDVAIVLGEAFDEALGDRSGIVRYADRRVPLDEAVAGAVVDVSGRPRFYFDGTFSQESIGGFTSDMARHFGESLAMNAGVTLHLEVTGENAHHEVEALFKALTRALDDATRIDDRREGAPSTKGTL
- a CDS encoding SLC13 family permease, coding for MPLSACDFLAQATVPRSDVTTDMLVVFGVVVFALVLFLTERLPIDVTAILLIVVLVVLEPWTGIDPETGISGFANEATITVLAMLILSGGISRTGIVQELGRRMAAFAGESTRKQVFATVAATAPVSGFLNNTPVVALLVPVVTDVANRGNTSPSKLLIPLSYASQLGGMLTLIGTSTNILASDISARLGSEYPELHRFSMFEFTQLGAIVVIVGSLYLIFIGHYLLPERVPPRTDYLEEYAVGDYVVDVAIVPGSPLAGGTVRDATAAFGPDIDVVQVVRDEERSIAPRQGTPLEEGDVLVVRTDRDAITALEDATGVEPVGCSDGATDTMTAADGVLTELVVSLDSQLVGEHLDLEWFREEFDAAVLGLRSRGELVGERIVGKRLAVGDTLLVQAPPDALDRLARGDDVIVAREPPRPDYRTEKAPIAVAIMLGVVVVAALEFYPILISALAGVVAMVVTGVLEPNELYDAVEWDIIFLLAGVIPLGIALEDSGGAALLAFAVVEAAGPLPEIVVLWLFYLLTALLTNIISNNASVVLLIPVAAAAAAGIGANPFAFVLAVTFAASTAFLGPIGYQTNLFVYGPGGYRFGDYARIGAPLQVVLSIVTVLGIAVFWGV
- the hisA gene encoding 1-(5-phosphoribosyl)-5-[(5-phosphoribosylamino)methylideneamino]imidazole-4-carboxamide isomerase; protein product: MNSDDASGEFEVIPAVDIQDGEVVQLVQGERGTEKTYGDPVEAARRWIDAGARTLHLVDLDGAFEGERRNADAIDAVIDAVDVPTQLGGGIRTAEGAIDLLERGVDRVILGTAAVENPDIVAEISESHPDSVVVSLDAKDGEVVVEGWTEGAGISPVEAAQRYDDLGAAAILFTNVDVEGQLEGVATDPVRELVDATDIPVIASGGVATLEDVRALEGAGAAAVVVGSALYEGNFTLEDAQAAVDAEE